From Phycodurus eques isolate BA_2022a chromosome 13, UOR_Pequ_1.1, whole genome shotgun sequence, a single genomic window includes:
- the capn10 gene encoding calpain-10 isoform X3 — protein sequence MKAGERTECGSGVLFEDWDFPSDDSSLFCDSSTPISRLQGHITWLRPQEICQSPVVFPATIHHSHAKQGLLGDCWFLCACSMLLKNKHLLDKVFPPHQPMWGDSKYKGSFHFHFWVKGHWTEVTIDDRLPCIDSVLCFSHCHIPSAFWVALLEKGYAKLHGSYEQLWAGQVSEALVDLTGGLAECWSLSHFGSEEEEQHTSKENHNQARRQRLDLDIIYPLRATCALSCSTQSIPGGDSELGQHHAMAVMEWLDVKTVAGSRVRLFRIRNPWGRCCWSGAWTEGGAGWRSLDSVDASDIQARAAQGDFWLDETEFLSQFDDVTVGYPISEEGHLRNIYTGNPLPHRHHLAGRWHRKWRQYADRPPENDVRRQHYQAIALHMWKVEKKHFHLSRTVNKPPCASTHCHAHQREVVLPGQLEPGHYLVIPSIYQPGAEARFLIRVFSSSSSSLSALSSPAPLLPLTSDGEWETSHFRGSWVEGSSAGGSRNFPFHGQNPCFPFTVCEEPVTAGLNIKVTLRQSRADTDLLPIGFHIYKIPAGEQFHSIPSEDPVASCVPHCHTPDVSLSCSLPCGAYLVVPSTYQPDCVGEFTISLARRINRRVVKSQEKLGKAIQEVSHISMMRS from the exons ATGAAGGCAGGCGAAAGGACGGAGTGTGGCAGTGGGGTTCTCTTTGAGGACTGGGACTTCCCCTCGGATGACTCGTCTCTTTTCTGTGACAGTTCCACACCCATCTCCAGGCTACAGGGCCACATCACCTGGCTACGGCCACAG gagatCTGCCAGTCACCAGTTGTCTTCCCTGCCACCATCCACCATAGTCATGCCAAACAAGGCTTGCTGGGAGACTGTTGGTTTCTGTGTGCATGCTCCATGTTGCTCAAGAACAAACATCTTCTGGACAAG GTCTTTCCACCGCACCAGCCCATGTGGGGTGACAGCAAGTACAAAGGTtcctttcactttcacttttggGTGAAGGGACACTGGACAGAGGTGACCATTGATGACCGCCTACCTTGTATTGATTCAGTTCTCTGCTTCTCACACTGCCACATCCCCTCTGCCTTCTGGGTGGCTCTGCTGGAGAAGGGATATGCTAA ACTTCACGGTTCATATGAGCAGCTGTGGGCGGGGCAGGTGTCCGAGGCCTTAGTGGACCTGACTGGGGGTCTTGCAGAGTGCTGGAGTTTGTCCCACTTTGGttcagaggaggaggagcagcacaCATCAAAGGAGAACCACAATCAGGCCAGGAGACAAAGGCTGGACCTGGACATCATATATCCACTGAGAGCCACTTGTGCACTCAGTTGCTCTACTCAAAGCATCCCGGgag GAGACAGCGAGCTGGGTCAACACCATGCCATGGCTGTGATGGAATGGCTGGATGTGAAGACAGTAGCAGGAAGCAGGGTGCGACTGTTCAGGATCAGAAACCCCTGGGGGAGGTGCTGCTGGAGTGGAGCCTGGACAGAGGG TGGGGCAGGATGGCGTTCGCTGGATTCGGTCGATGCTTCGGATATCCAAGCTCGGGCGGCACAGGGTGACTTCTGGTTGGATGAAACCGAATTCCTGTCCCAGTTTGATGATGTCACAGTAGGTTACCCAATCAGTGAGGAGGGACACCTACGAAATATCTACACTG GAAACCCGCTGCCTCACCGGCATCACCTCGCTGGACGCTGG CACAGGAAGTGGAGGCAATATGCAGACAGACCCCCAGAGAATGACGTGAGGCGCCAGCACTACCAGGCAATCGCTTTACACATGTGGAAG gTGGAGAAGAAACATTTTCATCTGAGTCGTACTGTGAACAAACCGCCATGTGCTTCTACTCACTGCCACGCCCACCAGAGAGAGGTGGTGCTTCCTGGTCAGCTGGAGCCCGGACACTACCTTGTGATCCCCAGCATCTACCAGCCAGGAGCAGAGGCCCGCTTCCTCATCAGGgtcttctcctcctcttcctcgtcccTCAG TGCCCTGTCGAGCCCAGCACCTCTACTGCCGTTAACTTCAGACGGAGAGTGGGAGACCAGTCACTTCCGGGGCTCGTGGGTGGAAGGAAGCTCTGCAGGAGGAAGCAGGAACTTCCCGTTCCACGGGCAGAACCCATGCTTCCCTTTCACGGTTTGTGAAGAGCCAGTTACGGCAGGCCTCAACATCAAGGTTACCCTGCGCCAGAGCCGTGCTGACACTGATCTGCTCCCCATTGGCTTCCATATTTATAAG ATACCAGCTGGAGAGCAATTTCATTCCATCCCCAGTGAGGACCCCGTTGCCAGTTGTGTTCCCCACTGCCACACTCCGGATGTTAGCTTGTCCTGCTCTCTTCCATGTGGAGCTTACCTCGTCGTACCATCCACATACCAGCCTGACTGCGTAGGAGAATTCACCATCAGCCTTGCTCGGAGAATAAACAG GAGAGTTGTGAAAAGCCAAGAAAAGCTGGGAAAAGCCATTCAGGAG GTGTCTCACATCTCTATGATGCGAAGCTAG
- the capn10 gene encoding calpain-10 isoform X1, with amino-acid sequence MKAGERTECGSGVLFEDWDFPSDDSSLFCDSSTPISRLQGHITWLRPQEICQSPVVFPATIHHSHAKQGLLGDCWFLCACSMLLKNKHLLDKVFPPHQPMWGDSKYKGSFHFHFWVKGHWTEVTIDDRLPCIDSVLCFSHCHIPSAFWVALLEKGYAKLHGSYEQLWAGQVSEALVDLTGGLAECWSLSHFGSEEEEQHTSKENHNQARRQRLDLDIIYPLRATCALSCSTQSIPGGDSELGQHHAMAVMEWLDVKTVAGSRVRLFRIRNPWGRCCWSGAWTEGGAGWRSLDSVDASDIQARAAQGDFWLDETEFLSQFDDVTVGYPISEEGHLRNIYTGNPLPHRHHLAGRWVNGLSSGGSRNSSTYSSNPKFWLKMYEKGEVLISLLQHRKWRQYADRPPENDVRRQHYQAIALHMWKVEKKHFHLSRTVNKPPCASTHCHAHQREVVLPGQLEPGHYLVIPSIYQPGAEARFLIRVFSSSSSSLSALSSPAPLLPLTSDGEWETSHFRGSWVEGSSAGGSRNFPFHGQNPCFPFTVCEEPVTAGLNIKVTLRQSRADTDLLPIGFHIYKIPAGEQFHSIPSEDPVASCVPHCHTPDVSLSCSLPCGAYLVVPSTYQPDCVGEFTISLARRINRRVVKSQEKLGKAIQEVSHISMMRS; translated from the exons ATGAAGGCAGGCGAAAGGACGGAGTGTGGCAGTGGGGTTCTCTTTGAGGACTGGGACTTCCCCTCGGATGACTCGTCTCTTTTCTGTGACAGTTCCACACCCATCTCCAGGCTACAGGGCCACATCACCTGGCTACGGCCACAG gagatCTGCCAGTCACCAGTTGTCTTCCCTGCCACCATCCACCATAGTCATGCCAAACAAGGCTTGCTGGGAGACTGTTGGTTTCTGTGTGCATGCTCCATGTTGCTCAAGAACAAACATCTTCTGGACAAG GTCTTTCCACCGCACCAGCCCATGTGGGGTGACAGCAAGTACAAAGGTtcctttcactttcacttttggGTGAAGGGACACTGGACAGAGGTGACCATTGATGACCGCCTACCTTGTATTGATTCAGTTCTCTGCTTCTCACACTGCCACATCCCCTCTGCCTTCTGGGTGGCTCTGCTGGAGAAGGGATATGCTAA ACTTCACGGTTCATATGAGCAGCTGTGGGCGGGGCAGGTGTCCGAGGCCTTAGTGGACCTGACTGGGGGTCTTGCAGAGTGCTGGAGTTTGTCCCACTTTGGttcagaggaggaggagcagcacaCATCAAAGGAGAACCACAATCAGGCCAGGAGACAAAGGCTGGACCTGGACATCATATATCCACTGAGAGCCACTTGTGCACTCAGTTGCTCTACTCAAAGCATCCCGGgag GAGACAGCGAGCTGGGTCAACACCATGCCATGGCTGTGATGGAATGGCTGGATGTGAAGACAGTAGCAGGAAGCAGGGTGCGACTGTTCAGGATCAGAAACCCCTGGGGGAGGTGCTGCTGGAGTGGAGCCTGGACAGAGGG TGGGGCAGGATGGCGTTCGCTGGATTCGGTCGATGCTTCGGATATCCAAGCTCGGGCGGCACAGGGTGACTTCTGGTTGGATGAAACCGAATTCCTGTCCCAGTTTGATGATGTCACAGTAGGTTACCCAATCAGTGAGGAGGGACACCTACGAAATATCTACACTG GAAACCCGCTGCCTCACCGGCATCACCTCGCTGGACGCTGGGTAAATGGCCTATCCTCTGGTGGAAGTCGAAACAGCAGCACTTACAGCAGTAACCCAAAGTTTTGGCTCAAGATGTACGAAAAAGGTGAGGTTCTCATATCCCTGCTGCAGCACAGGAAGTGGAGGCAATATGCAGACAGACCCCCAGAGAATGACGTGAGGCGCCAGCACTACCAGGCAATCGCTTTACACATGTGGAAG gTGGAGAAGAAACATTTTCATCTGAGTCGTACTGTGAACAAACCGCCATGTGCTTCTACTCACTGCCACGCCCACCAGAGAGAGGTGGTGCTTCCTGGTCAGCTGGAGCCCGGACACTACCTTGTGATCCCCAGCATCTACCAGCCAGGAGCAGAGGCCCGCTTCCTCATCAGGgtcttctcctcctcttcctcgtcccTCAG TGCCCTGTCGAGCCCAGCACCTCTACTGCCGTTAACTTCAGACGGAGAGTGGGAGACCAGTCACTTCCGGGGCTCGTGGGTGGAAGGAAGCTCTGCAGGAGGAAGCAGGAACTTCCCGTTCCACGGGCAGAACCCATGCTTCCCTTTCACGGTTTGTGAAGAGCCAGTTACGGCAGGCCTCAACATCAAGGTTACCCTGCGCCAGAGCCGTGCTGACACTGATCTGCTCCCCATTGGCTTCCATATTTATAAG ATACCAGCTGGAGAGCAATTTCATTCCATCCCCAGTGAGGACCCCGTTGCCAGTTGTGTTCCCCACTGCCACACTCCGGATGTTAGCTTGTCCTGCTCTCTTCCATGTGGAGCTTACCTCGTCGTACCATCCACATACCAGCCTGACTGCGTAGGAGAATTCACCATCAGCCTTGCTCGGAGAATAAACAG GAGAGTTGTGAAAAGCCAAGAAAAGCTGGGAAAAGCCATTCAGGAG GTGTCTCACATCTCTATGATGCGAAGCTAG
- the capn10 gene encoding calpain-10 isoform X2: protein MKAGERTECGSGVLFEDWDFPSDDSSLFCDSSTPISRLQGHITWLRPQEICQSPVVFPATIHHSHAKQGLLGDCWFLCACSMLLKNKHLLDKVFPPHQPMWGDSKYKGSFHFHFWVKGHWTEGYAKLHGSYEQLWAGQVSEALVDLTGGLAECWSLSHFGSEEEEQHTSKENHNQARRQRLDLDIIYPLRATCALSCSTQSIPGGDSELGQHHAMAVMEWLDVKTVAGSRVRLFRIRNPWGRCCWSGAWTEGGAGWRSLDSVDASDIQARAAQGDFWLDETEFLSQFDDVTVGYPISEEGHLRNIYTGNPLPHRHHLAGRWVNGLSSGGSRNSSTYSSNPKFWLKMYEKGEVLISLLQHRKWRQYADRPPENDVRRQHYQAIALHMWKVEKKHFHLSRTVNKPPCASTHCHAHQREVVLPGQLEPGHYLVIPSIYQPGAEARFLIRVFSSSSSSLSALSSPAPLLPLTSDGEWETSHFRGSWVEGSSAGGSRNFPFHGQNPCFPFTVCEEPVTAGLNIKVTLRQSRADTDLLPIGFHIYKIPAGEQFHSIPSEDPVASCVPHCHTPDVSLSCSLPCGAYLVVPSTYQPDCVGEFTISLARRINRRVVKSQEKLGKAIQEVSHISMMRS, encoded by the exons ATGAAGGCAGGCGAAAGGACGGAGTGTGGCAGTGGGGTTCTCTTTGAGGACTGGGACTTCCCCTCGGATGACTCGTCTCTTTTCTGTGACAGTTCCACACCCATCTCCAGGCTACAGGGCCACATCACCTGGCTACGGCCACAG gagatCTGCCAGTCACCAGTTGTCTTCCCTGCCACCATCCACCATAGTCATGCCAAACAAGGCTTGCTGGGAGACTGTTGGTTTCTGTGTGCATGCTCCATGTTGCTCAAGAACAAACATCTTCTGGACAAG GTCTTTCCACCGCACCAGCCCATGTGGGGTGACAGCAAGTACAAAGGTtcctttcactttcacttttggGTGAAGGGACACTGGACAGAG GGATATGCTAA ACTTCACGGTTCATATGAGCAGCTGTGGGCGGGGCAGGTGTCCGAGGCCTTAGTGGACCTGACTGGGGGTCTTGCAGAGTGCTGGAGTTTGTCCCACTTTGGttcagaggaggaggagcagcacaCATCAAAGGAGAACCACAATCAGGCCAGGAGACAAAGGCTGGACCTGGACATCATATATCCACTGAGAGCCACTTGTGCACTCAGTTGCTCTACTCAAAGCATCCCGGgag GAGACAGCGAGCTGGGTCAACACCATGCCATGGCTGTGATGGAATGGCTGGATGTGAAGACAGTAGCAGGAAGCAGGGTGCGACTGTTCAGGATCAGAAACCCCTGGGGGAGGTGCTGCTGGAGTGGAGCCTGGACAGAGGG TGGGGCAGGATGGCGTTCGCTGGATTCGGTCGATGCTTCGGATATCCAAGCTCGGGCGGCACAGGGTGACTTCTGGTTGGATGAAACCGAATTCCTGTCCCAGTTTGATGATGTCACAGTAGGTTACCCAATCAGTGAGGAGGGACACCTACGAAATATCTACACTG GAAACCCGCTGCCTCACCGGCATCACCTCGCTGGACGCTGGGTAAATGGCCTATCCTCTGGTGGAAGTCGAAACAGCAGCACTTACAGCAGTAACCCAAAGTTTTGGCTCAAGATGTACGAAAAAGGTGAGGTTCTCATATCCCTGCTGCAGCACAGGAAGTGGAGGCAATATGCAGACAGACCCCCAGAGAATGACGTGAGGCGCCAGCACTACCAGGCAATCGCTTTACACATGTGGAAG gTGGAGAAGAAACATTTTCATCTGAGTCGTACTGTGAACAAACCGCCATGTGCTTCTACTCACTGCCACGCCCACCAGAGAGAGGTGGTGCTTCCTGGTCAGCTGGAGCCCGGACACTACCTTGTGATCCCCAGCATCTACCAGCCAGGAGCAGAGGCCCGCTTCCTCATCAGGgtcttctcctcctcttcctcgtcccTCAG TGCCCTGTCGAGCCCAGCACCTCTACTGCCGTTAACTTCAGACGGAGAGTGGGAGACCAGTCACTTCCGGGGCTCGTGGGTGGAAGGAAGCTCTGCAGGAGGAAGCAGGAACTTCCCGTTCCACGGGCAGAACCCATGCTTCCCTTTCACGGTTTGTGAAGAGCCAGTTACGGCAGGCCTCAACATCAAGGTTACCCTGCGCCAGAGCCGTGCTGACACTGATCTGCTCCCCATTGGCTTCCATATTTATAAG ATACCAGCTGGAGAGCAATTTCATTCCATCCCCAGTGAGGACCCCGTTGCCAGTTGTGTTCCCCACTGCCACACTCCGGATGTTAGCTTGTCCTGCTCTCTTCCATGTGGAGCTTACCTCGTCGTACCATCCACATACCAGCCTGACTGCGTAGGAGAATTCACCATCAGCCTTGCTCGGAGAATAAACAG GAGAGTTGTGAAAAGCCAAGAAAAGCTGGGAAAAGCCATTCAGGAG GTGTCTCACATCTCTATGATGCGAAGCTAG
- the capn10 gene encoding calpain-10 isoform X4, translating to MLLKNKHLLDKVFPPHQPMWGDSKYKGSFHFHFWVKGHWTEVTIDDRLPCIDSVLCFSHCHIPSAFWVALLEKGYAKLHGSYEQLWAGQVSEALVDLTGGLAECWSLSHFGSEEEEQHTSKENHNQARRQRLDLDIIYPLRATCALSCSTQSIPGGDSELGQHHAMAVMEWLDVKTVAGSRVRLFRIRNPWGRCCWSGAWTEGGAGWRSLDSVDASDIQARAAQGDFWLDETEFLSQFDDVTVGYPISEEGHLRNIYTGNPLPHRHHLAGRWVNGLSSGGSRNSSTYSSNPKFWLKMYEKGEVLISLLQHRKWRQYADRPPENDVRRQHYQAIALHMWKVEKKHFHLSRTVNKPPCASTHCHAHQREVVLPGQLEPGHYLVIPSIYQPGAEARFLIRVFSSSSSSLSALSSPAPLLPLTSDGEWETSHFRGSWVEGSSAGGSRNFPFHGQNPCFPFTVCEEPVTAGLNIKVTLRQSRADTDLLPIGFHIYKIPAGEQFHSIPSEDPVASCVPHCHTPDVSLSCSLPCGAYLVVPSTYQPDCVGEFTISLARRINRRVVKSQEKLGKAIQEVSHISMMRS from the exons ATGTTGCTCAAGAACAAACATCTTCTGGACAAG GTCTTTCCACCGCACCAGCCCATGTGGGGTGACAGCAAGTACAAAGGTtcctttcactttcacttttggGTGAAGGGACACTGGACAGAGGTGACCATTGATGACCGCCTACCTTGTATTGATTCAGTTCTCTGCTTCTCACACTGCCACATCCCCTCTGCCTTCTGGGTGGCTCTGCTGGAGAAGGGATATGCTAA ACTTCACGGTTCATATGAGCAGCTGTGGGCGGGGCAGGTGTCCGAGGCCTTAGTGGACCTGACTGGGGGTCTTGCAGAGTGCTGGAGTTTGTCCCACTTTGGttcagaggaggaggagcagcacaCATCAAAGGAGAACCACAATCAGGCCAGGAGACAAAGGCTGGACCTGGACATCATATATCCACTGAGAGCCACTTGTGCACTCAGTTGCTCTACTCAAAGCATCCCGGgag GAGACAGCGAGCTGGGTCAACACCATGCCATGGCTGTGATGGAATGGCTGGATGTGAAGACAGTAGCAGGAAGCAGGGTGCGACTGTTCAGGATCAGAAACCCCTGGGGGAGGTGCTGCTGGAGTGGAGCCTGGACAGAGGG TGGGGCAGGATGGCGTTCGCTGGATTCGGTCGATGCTTCGGATATCCAAGCTCGGGCGGCACAGGGTGACTTCTGGTTGGATGAAACCGAATTCCTGTCCCAGTTTGATGATGTCACAGTAGGTTACCCAATCAGTGAGGAGGGACACCTACGAAATATCTACACTG GAAACCCGCTGCCTCACCGGCATCACCTCGCTGGACGCTGGGTAAATGGCCTATCCTCTGGTGGAAGTCGAAACAGCAGCACTTACAGCAGTAACCCAAAGTTTTGGCTCAAGATGTACGAAAAAGGTGAGGTTCTCATATCCCTGCTGCAGCACAGGAAGTGGAGGCAATATGCAGACAGACCCCCAGAGAATGACGTGAGGCGCCAGCACTACCAGGCAATCGCTTTACACATGTGGAAG gTGGAGAAGAAACATTTTCATCTGAGTCGTACTGTGAACAAACCGCCATGTGCTTCTACTCACTGCCACGCCCACCAGAGAGAGGTGGTGCTTCCTGGTCAGCTGGAGCCCGGACACTACCTTGTGATCCCCAGCATCTACCAGCCAGGAGCAGAGGCCCGCTTCCTCATCAGGgtcttctcctcctcttcctcgtcccTCAG TGCCCTGTCGAGCCCAGCACCTCTACTGCCGTTAACTTCAGACGGAGAGTGGGAGACCAGTCACTTCCGGGGCTCGTGGGTGGAAGGAAGCTCTGCAGGAGGAAGCAGGAACTTCCCGTTCCACGGGCAGAACCCATGCTTCCCTTTCACGGTTTGTGAAGAGCCAGTTACGGCAGGCCTCAACATCAAGGTTACCCTGCGCCAGAGCCGTGCTGACACTGATCTGCTCCCCATTGGCTTCCATATTTATAAG ATACCAGCTGGAGAGCAATTTCATTCCATCCCCAGTGAGGACCCCGTTGCCAGTTGTGTTCCCCACTGCCACACTCCGGATGTTAGCTTGTCCTGCTCTCTTCCATGTGGAGCTTACCTCGTCGTACCATCCACATACCAGCCTGACTGCGTAGGAGAATTCACCATCAGCCTTGCTCGGAGAATAAACAG GAGAGTTGTGAAAAGCCAAGAAAAGCTGGGAAAAGCCATTCAGGAG GTGTCTCACATCTCTATGATGCGAAGCTAG